A section of the Pygocentrus nattereri isolate fPygNat1 chromosome 18, fPygNat1.pri, whole genome shotgun sequence genome encodes:
- the arfip2b gene encoding arfaptin-2b isoform X1 yields the protein MTDSIMSKAATMEIPINSNGDSRTLGEDDGLEQARQVQWGLDEKVGRPPGQRDLQQVMVSGPNLNETSIVSGGYGGTAEGIIPTSSIKGPAVHLNTEFLGNRRIPVDGQGSSMHHSSSSSMMAEEAARGVAVEKFDMMKKWGLNTYKCTKQLISERFGRGSRTVDLELEAQIEVLRDTKRKYESVLRLARALTNHFYSMVQTQHALGDTFADLSQKSPELRDEFGYNAETQKLLYKNGETLLGAINFFVSSINTLVNKTMEDTLMTIKMYENARLEFDAYRADLEELNMGPRDAVTMARIEAAQQQYQIHKDKYERLRSDVTIKLKFLEENKVKVMHKQLLLFHNAISAYFAGNQQQLEQTLKQFNIKLKPPGADKPSWLEEQ from the exons ATGACGGACAGCATCATGAGTAAAGCAGCCACGATGGAGATCCCCATCAACAGTAACGGGGACAGCCGGACTCTTGGGGAGGACGATGGCCTGGAGCAG GCTCGACAGGTACAGTGGGGATTAGATGAGAAGGTAGGGCGCCCCCCAGGCCAAAGG gATTTGCAGCAGGTAATGGTATCTGGGCCCAACCTCAATGAAACCAGCATCGTATCGGGTGGCTATGGCGGCACAGCGGAAGGCATCATTCCTACCAGCTCCATCAAAG GCCCTGCTGTTCACCTCAACACTGAATTTCTGGGCAACAGACGCATCCCAGTTGATGGACAAG GATCCAGCATGCACCACAGCAGCAGTTCTTCCATGATGGCGGAGGAAGCCGCGAGAGGGGTTGCTGTGGAGAAGTTCGACATGATGAAGAAATGGGGCCTAAACACCTATAAG TGCACTAAGCAGCTGATCTCTGAGCGGTTCGGGAGAGGCTCGCGGACTGTGGACCTGGAGCTGGAAGCTCAGATCGAGGTTCTGCGGGACACAAAACGGAAGTACGAGAGCGTGCTGCGCCTGGCCCGCGCACTCACCAACCACTTCTACAGCATGGTGCAGACGCAGCACGCGCTGGGAGACACCTTCGCTGACCTCAGCCAGAAATCTCCAGAGCTGCGG GATGAATTTGGCTACAACGCAGAAACCCAGAAGCTGCTGTATAAGAACGGAGAGACCCTGCTGGGCGCCATCAACTTCTTCGTATCCAGCATCAACACGCTCGTCAACAAGACTATGGAGGACACGCTCATGACCATCAAGATGTATGAGAACGCAAG gctggaatttgatgcctacagaGCCGATCTGGAGGAGCTGAACATGGGGCCTCGAGACGCCGTCACCATGGCCCGCATCGAGGCAGCGCAGCAGCAGTACCAGATCCACAAGGACAAATACGAGCGACTCCGCAGTGACGTCACCATCAAACTCAAGTTCCTAGAAGAAAACAAG GTGAAAGTGATGCACAAACAGCTTCTACTTTTCCACAATGCCATCTCTGCCTACTTCGCTGGGAACCAGCAGCAGTTGGAACAGACCCTCAAGCAGTTCAACATAAAGCTCAAACCGCCAGGAGCCGACAAACCGTCCTGGCTGGAGGAGCAGTAA
- the arfip2b gene encoding arfaptin-2b isoform X4 has translation MTDSIMSKAATMEIPINSNGDSRTLGEDDGLEQARQVQWGLDEKVGRPPGQRDLQQVMVSGPNLNETSIVSGGYGGTAEGIIPTSSIKGSSMHHSSSSSMMAEEAARGVAVEKFDMMKKWGLNTYKCTKQLISERFGRGSRTVDLELEAQIEVLRDTKRKYESVLRLARALTNHFYSMVQTQHALGDTFADLSQKSPELRDEFGYNAETQKLLYKNGETLLGAINFFVSSINTLVNKTMEDTLMTIKMYENARLEFDAYRADLEELNMGPRDAVTMARIEAAQQQYQIHKDKYERLRSDVTIKLKFLEENKVKVMHKQLLLFHNAISAYFAGNQQQLEQTLKQFNIKLKPPGADKPSWLEEQ, from the exons ATGACGGACAGCATCATGAGTAAAGCAGCCACGATGGAGATCCCCATCAACAGTAACGGGGACAGCCGGACTCTTGGGGAGGACGATGGCCTGGAGCAG GCTCGACAGGTACAGTGGGGATTAGATGAGAAGGTAGGGCGCCCCCCAGGCCAAAGG gATTTGCAGCAGGTAATGGTATCTGGGCCCAACCTCAATGAAACCAGCATCGTATCGGGTGGCTATGGCGGCACAGCGGAAGGCATCATTCCTACCAGCTCCATCAAAG GATCCAGCATGCACCACAGCAGCAGTTCTTCCATGATGGCGGAGGAAGCCGCGAGAGGGGTTGCTGTGGAGAAGTTCGACATGATGAAGAAATGGGGCCTAAACACCTATAAG TGCACTAAGCAGCTGATCTCTGAGCGGTTCGGGAGAGGCTCGCGGACTGTGGACCTGGAGCTGGAAGCTCAGATCGAGGTTCTGCGGGACACAAAACGGAAGTACGAGAGCGTGCTGCGCCTGGCCCGCGCACTCACCAACCACTTCTACAGCATGGTGCAGACGCAGCACGCGCTGGGAGACACCTTCGCTGACCTCAGCCAGAAATCTCCAGAGCTGCGG GATGAATTTGGCTACAACGCAGAAACCCAGAAGCTGCTGTATAAGAACGGAGAGACCCTGCTGGGCGCCATCAACTTCTTCGTATCCAGCATCAACACGCTCGTCAACAAGACTATGGAGGACACGCTCATGACCATCAAGATGTATGAGAACGCAAG gctggaatttgatgcctacagaGCCGATCTGGAGGAGCTGAACATGGGGCCTCGAGACGCCGTCACCATGGCCCGCATCGAGGCAGCGCAGCAGCAGTACCAGATCCACAAGGACAAATACGAGCGACTCCGCAGTGACGTCACCATCAAACTCAAGTTCCTAGAAGAAAACAAG GTGAAAGTGATGCACAAACAGCTTCTACTTTTCCACAATGCCATCTCTGCCTACTTCGCTGGGAACCAGCAGCAGTTGGAACAGACCCTCAAGCAGTTCAACATAAAGCTCAAACCGCCAGGAGCCGACAAACCGTCCTGGCTGGAGGAGCAGTAA
- the arfip2b gene encoding arfaptin-2b isoform X7, translating into MTDSIMSKAATMEIPINSNGDSRTLGEDDGLEQARQVQWGLDEKDLQQVMVSGPNLNETSIVSGGYGGTAEGIIPTSSIKGPAVHLNTEFLGNRRIPVALPMPPPDLRMKCRGISVAPSQSAASRIASQSDDFPGSSMHHSSSSSMMAEEAARGVAVEKFDMMKKWGLNTYKCTKQLISERFGRGSRTVDLELEAQIEVLRDTKRKYESVLRLARALTNHFYSMVQTQHALGDTFADLSQKSPELRDEFGYNAETQKLLYKNGETLLGAINFFVSSINTLVNKTMEDTLMTIKMYENARLEFDAYRADLEELNMGPRDAVTMARIEAAQQQYQIHKDKYERLRSDVTIKLKFLEENKVKVMHKQLLLFHNAISAYFAGNQQQLEQTLKQFNIKLKPPGADKPSWLEEQ; encoded by the exons ATGACGGACAGCATCATGAGTAAAGCAGCCACGATGGAGATCCCCATCAACAGTAACGGGGACAGCCGGACTCTTGGGGAGGACGATGGCCTGGAGCAG GCTCGACAGGTACAGTGGGGATTAGATGAGAAG gATTTGCAGCAGGTAATGGTATCTGGGCCCAACCTCAATGAAACCAGCATCGTATCGGGTGGCTATGGCGGCACAGCGGAAGGCATCATTCCTACCAGCTCCATCAAAG GCCCTGCTGTTCACCTCAACACTGAATTTCTGGGCAACAGACGCATCCCAGTTG CCTTGCCCATGCCCCCTCCAGACCTACGAATGAAGTGCAGGGGCATTAGCGTTGCCCCCAGCCAGTCTGCCGCCAGCCGGATAGCCAGCCAATCAGACGACTTCCCCG GATCCAGCATGCACCACAGCAGCAGTTCTTCCATGATGGCGGAGGAAGCCGCGAGAGGGGTTGCTGTGGAGAAGTTCGACATGATGAAGAAATGGGGCCTAAACACCTATAAG TGCACTAAGCAGCTGATCTCTGAGCGGTTCGGGAGAGGCTCGCGGACTGTGGACCTGGAGCTGGAAGCTCAGATCGAGGTTCTGCGGGACACAAAACGGAAGTACGAGAGCGTGCTGCGCCTGGCCCGCGCACTCACCAACCACTTCTACAGCATGGTGCAGACGCAGCACGCGCTGGGAGACACCTTCGCTGACCTCAGCCAGAAATCTCCAGAGCTGCGG GATGAATTTGGCTACAACGCAGAAACCCAGAAGCTGCTGTATAAGAACGGAGAGACCCTGCTGGGCGCCATCAACTTCTTCGTATCCAGCATCAACACGCTCGTCAACAAGACTATGGAGGACACGCTCATGACCATCAAGATGTATGAGAACGCAAG gctggaatttgatgcctacagaGCCGATCTGGAGGAGCTGAACATGGGGCCTCGAGACGCCGTCACCATGGCCCGCATCGAGGCAGCGCAGCAGCAGTACCAGATCCACAAGGACAAATACGAGCGACTCCGCAGTGACGTCACCATCAAACTCAAGTTCCTAGAAGAAAACAAG GTGAAAGTGATGCACAAACAGCTTCTACTTTTCCACAATGCCATCTCTGCCTACTTCGCTGGGAACCAGCAGCAGTTGGAACAGACCCTCAAGCAGTTCAACATAAAGCTCAAACCGCCAGGAGCCGACAAACCGTCCTGGCTGGAGGAGCAGTAA
- the arfip2b gene encoding arfaptin-2b isoform X5: MTDSIMSKAATMEIPINSNGDSRTLGEDDGLEQARQVQWGLDEKDLQQVMVSGPNLNETSIVSGGYGGTAEGIIPTSSIKGSSMHHSSSSSMMAEEAARGVAVEKFDMMKKWGLNTYKCTKQLISERFGRGSRTVDLELEAQIEVLRDTKRKYESVLRLARALTNHFYSMVQTQHALGDTFADLSQKSPELRDEFGYNAETQKLLYKNGETLLGAINFFVSSINTLVNKTMEDTLMTIKMYENARLEFDAYRADLEELNMGPRDAVTMARIEAAQQQYQIHKDKYERLRSDVTIKLKFLEENKVKVMHKQLLLFHNAISAYFAGNQQQLEQTLKQFNIKLKPPGADKPSWLEEQ, from the exons ATGACGGACAGCATCATGAGTAAAGCAGCCACGATGGAGATCCCCATCAACAGTAACGGGGACAGCCGGACTCTTGGGGAGGACGATGGCCTGGAGCAG GCTCGACAGGTACAGTGGGGATTAGATGAGAAG gATTTGCAGCAGGTAATGGTATCTGGGCCCAACCTCAATGAAACCAGCATCGTATCGGGTGGCTATGGCGGCACAGCGGAAGGCATCATTCCTACCAGCTCCATCAAAG GATCCAGCATGCACCACAGCAGCAGTTCTTCCATGATGGCGGAGGAAGCCGCGAGAGGGGTTGCTGTGGAGAAGTTCGACATGATGAAGAAATGGGGCCTAAACACCTATAAG TGCACTAAGCAGCTGATCTCTGAGCGGTTCGGGAGAGGCTCGCGGACTGTGGACCTGGAGCTGGAAGCTCAGATCGAGGTTCTGCGGGACACAAAACGGAAGTACGAGAGCGTGCTGCGCCTGGCCCGCGCACTCACCAACCACTTCTACAGCATGGTGCAGACGCAGCACGCGCTGGGAGACACCTTCGCTGACCTCAGCCAGAAATCTCCAGAGCTGCGG GATGAATTTGGCTACAACGCAGAAACCCAGAAGCTGCTGTATAAGAACGGAGAGACCCTGCTGGGCGCCATCAACTTCTTCGTATCCAGCATCAACACGCTCGTCAACAAGACTATGGAGGACACGCTCATGACCATCAAGATGTATGAGAACGCAAG gctggaatttgatgcctacagaGCCGATCTGGAGGAGCTGAACATGGGGCCTCGAGACGCCGTCACCATGGCCCGCATCGAGGCAGCGCAGCAGCAGTACCAGATCCACAAGGACAAATACGAGCGACTCCGCAGTGACGTCACCATCAAACTCAAGTTCCTAGAAGAAAACAAG GTGAAAGTGATGCACAAACAGCTTCTACTTTTCCACAATGCCATCTCTGCCTACTTCGCTGGGAACCAGCAGCAGTTGGAACAGACCCTCAAGCAGTTCAACATAAAGCTCAAACCGCCAGGAGCCGACAAACCGTCCTGGCTGGAGGAGCAGTAA
- the arfip2b gene encoding arfaptin-2b isoform X6: MTDSIMSKAATMEIPINSNGDSRTLGEDDGLEQDLQQVMVSGPNLNETSIVSGGYGGTAEGIIPTSSIKGSSMHHSSSSSMMAEEAARGVAVEKFDMMKKWGLNTYKCTKQLISERFGRGSRTVDLELEAQIEVLRDTKRKYESVLRLARALTNHFYSMVQTQHALGDTFADLSQKSPELRDEFGYNAETQKLLYKNGETLLGAINFFVSSINTLVNKTMEDTLMTIKMYENARLEFDAYRADLEELNMGPRDAVTMARIEAAQQQYQIHKDKYERLRSDVTIKLKFLEENKVKVMHKQLLLFHNAISAYFAGNQQQLEQTLKQFNIKLKPPGADKPSWLEEQ, encoded by the exons ATGACGGACAGCATCATGAGTAAAGCAGCCACGATGGAGATCCCCATCAACAGTAACGGGGACAGCCGGACTCTTGGGGAGGACGATGGCCTGGAGCAG gATTTGCAGCAGGTAATGGTATCTGGGCCCAACCTCAATGAAACCAGCATCGTATCGGGTGGCTATGGCGGCACAGCGGAAGGCATCATTCCTACCAGCTCCATCAAAG GATCCAGCATGCACCACAGCAGCAGTTCTTCCATGATGGCGGAGGAAGCCGCGAGAGGGGTTGCTGTGGAGAAGTTCGACATGATGAAGAAATGGGGCCTAAACACCTATAAG TGCACTAAGCAGCTGATCTCTGAGCGGTTCGGGAGAGGCTCGCGGACTGTGGACCTGGAGCTGGAAGCTCAGATCGAGGTTCTGCGGGACACAAAACGGAAGTACGAGAGCGTGCTGCGCCTGGCCCGCGCACTCACCAACCACTTCTACAGCATGGTGCAGACGCAGCACGCGCTGGGAGACACCTTCGCTGACCTCAGCCAGAAATCTCCAGAGCTGCGG GATGAATTTGGCTACAACGCAGAAACCCAGAAGCTGCTGTATAAGAACGGAGAGACCCTGCTGGGCGCCATCAACTTCTTCGTATCCAGCATCAACACGCTCGTCAACAAGACTATGGAGGACACGCTCATGACCATCAAGATGTATGAGAACGCAAG gctggaatttgatgcctacagaGCCGATCTGGAGGAGCTGAACATGGGGCCTCGAGACGCCGTCACCATGGCCCGCATCGAGGCAGCGCAGCAGCAGTACCAGATCCACAAGGACAAATACGAGCGACTCCGCAGTGACGTCACCATCAAACTCAAGTTCCTAGAAGAAAACAAG GTGAAAGTGATGCACAAACAGCTTCTACTTTTCCACAATGCCATCTCTGCCTACTTCGCTGGGAACCAGCAGCAGTTGGAACAGACCCTCAAGCAGTTCAACATAAAGCTCAAACCGCCAGGAGCCGACAAACCGTCCTGGCTGGAGGAGCAGTAA
- the arfip2b gene encoding arfaptin-2b isoform X3: protein MTDSIMSKAATMEIPINSNGDSRTLGEDDGLEQDLQQVMVSGPNLNETSIVSGGYGGTAEGIIPTSSIKGPAVHLNTEFLGNRRIPVDGQGSSMHHSSSSSMMAEEAARGVAVEKFDMMKKWGLNTYKCTKQLISERFGRGSRTVDLELEAQIEVLRDTKRKYESVLRLARALTNHFYSMVQTQHALGDTFADLSQKSPELRDEFGYNAETQKLLYKNGETLLGAINFFVSSINTLVNKTMEDTLMTIKMYENARLEFDAYRADLEELNMGPRDAVTMARIEAAQQQYQIHKDKYERLRSDVTIKLKFLEENKVKVMHKQLLLFHNAISAYFAGNQQQLEQTLKQFNIKLKPPGADKPSWLEEQ, encoded by the exons ATGACGGACAGCATCATGAGTAAAGCAGCCACGATGGAGATCCCCATCAACAGTAACGGGGACAGCCGGACTCTTGGGGAGGACGATGGCCTGGAGCAG gATTTGCAGCAGGTAATGGTATCTGGGCCCAACCTCAATGAAACCAGCATCGTATCGGGTGGCTATGGCGGCACAGCGGAAGGCATCATTCCTACCAGCTCCATCAAAG GCCCTGCTGTTCACCTCAACACTGAATTTCTGGGCAACAGACGCATCCCAGTTGATGGACAAG GATCCAGCATGCACCACAGCAGCAGTTCTTCCATGATGGCGGAGGAAGCCGCGAGAGGGGTTGCTGTGGAGAAGTTCGACATGATGAAGAAATGGGGCCTAAACACCTATAAG TGCACTAAGCAGCTGATCTCTGAGCGGTTCGGGAGAGGCTCGCGGACTGTGGACCTGGAGCTGGAAGCTCAGATCGAGGTTCTGCGGGACACAAAACGGAAGTACGAGAGCGTGCTGCGCCTGGCCCGCGCACTCACCAACCACTTCTACAGCATGGTGCAGACGCAGCACGCGCTGGGAGACACCTTCGCTGACCTCAGCCAGAAATCTCCAGAGCTGCGG GATGAATTTGGCTACAACGCAGAAACCCAGAAGCTGCTGTATAAGAACGGAGAGACCCTGCTGGGCGCCATCAACTTCTTCGTATCCAGCATCAACACGCTCGTCAACAAGACTATGGAGGACACGCTCATGACCATCAAGATGTATGAGAACGCAAG gctggaatttgatgcctacagaGCCGATCTGGAGGAGCTGAACATGGGGCCTCGAGACGCCGTCACCATGGCCCGCATCGAGGCAGCGCAGCAGCAGTACCAGATCCACAAGGACAAATACGAGCGACTCCGCAGTGACGTCACCATCAAACTCAAGTTCCTAGAAGAAAACAAG GTGAAAGTGATGCACAAACAGCTTCTACTTTTCCACAATGCCATCTCTGCCTACTTCGCTGGGAACCAGCAGCAGTTGGAACAGACCCTCAAGCAGTTCAACATAAAGCTCAAACCGCCAGGAGCCGACAAACCGTCCTGGCTGGAGGAGCAGTAA
- the arfip2b gene encoding arfaptin-2b isoform X2 — translation MTDSIMSKAATMEIPINSNGDSRTLGEDDGLEQARQVQWGLDEKDLQQVMVSGPNLNETSIVSGGYGGTAEGIIPTSSIKGPAVHLNTEFLGNRRIPVDGQGSSMHHSSSSSMMAEEAARGVAVEKFDMMKKWGLNTYKCTKQLISERFGRGSRTVDLELEAQIEVLRDTKRKYESVLRLARALTNHFYSMVQTQHALGDTFADLSQKSPELRDEFGYNAETQKLLYKNGETLLGAINFFVSSINTLVNKTMEDTLMTIKMYENARLEFDAYRADLEELNMGPRDAVTMARIEAAQQQYQIHKDKYERLRSDVTIKLKFLEENKVKVMHKQLLLFHNAISAYFAGNQQQLEQTLKQFNIKLKPPGADKPSWLEEQ, via the exons ATGACGGACAGCATCATGAGTAAAGCAGCCACGATGGAGATCCCCATCAACAGTAACGGGGACAGCCGGACTCTTGGGGAGGACGATGGCCTGGAGCAG GCTCGACAGGTACAGTGGGGATTAGATGAGAAG gATTTGCAGCAGGTAATGGTATCTGGGCCCAACCTCAATGAAACCAGCATCGTATCGGGTGGCTATGGCGGCACAGCGGAAGGCATCATTCCTACCAGCTCCATCAAAG GCCCTGCTGTTCACCTCAACACTGAATTTCTGGGCAACAGACGCATCCCAGTTGATGGACAAG GATCCAGCATGCACCACAGCAGCAGTTCTTCCATGATGGCGGAGGAAGCCGCGAGAGGGGTTGCTGTGGAGAAGTTCGACATGATGAAGAAATGGGGCCTAAACACCTATAAG TGCACTAAGCAGCTGATCTCTGAGCGGTTCGGGAGAGGCTCGCGGACTGTGGACCTGGAGCTGGAAGCTCAGATCGAGGTTCTGCGGGACACAAAACGGAAGTACGAGAGCGTGCTGCGCCTGGCCCGCGCACTCACCAACCACTTCTACAGCATGGTGCAGACGCAGCACGCGCTGGGAGACACCTTCGCTGACCTCAGCCAGAAATCTCCAGAGCTGCGG GATGAATTTGGCTACAACGCAGAAACCCAGAAGCTGCTGTATAAGAACGGAGAGACCCTGCTGGGCGCCATCAACTTCTTCGTATCCAGCATCAACACGCTCGTCAACAAGACTATGGAGGACACGCTCATGACCATCAAGATGTATGAGAACGCAAG gctggaatttgatgcctacagaGCCGATCTGGAGGAGCTGAACATGGGGCCTCGAGACGCCGTCACCATGGCCCGCATCGAGGCAGCGCAGCAGCAGTACCAGATCCACAAGGACAAATACGAGCGACTCCGCAGTGACGTCACCATCAAACTCAAGTTCCTAGAAGAAAACAAG GTGAAAGTGATGCACAAACAGCTTCTACTTTTCCACAATGCCATCTCTGCCTACTTCGCTGGGAACCAGCAGCAGTTGGAACAGACCCTCAAGCAGTTCAACATAAAGCTCAAACCGCCAGGAGCCGACAAACCGTCCTGGCTGGAGGAGCAGTAA